In Alteromonas naphthalenivorans, one DNA window encodes the following:
- the galU gene encoding UTP--glucose-1-phosphate uridylyltransferase GalU — protein MSQVKKAVIPVAGLGTRMLPATKAIPKEMLPVVDKPLIQYVVKECVAAGIKEIILVTHASKNSIENHFDTSFELEATLEKRVKRQILEEVQSICPKDVTIMHIRQGVANGLGHAVLCARPIIGDAPFAVVLPDVIIDDAASDPKKDNLADMVAKFNTTRVSQVMVEQVPQEDVTKFGIADLDGAAIEPGESAKIHKMVEKPALDEAPSDLAVVGRYVLSEKIWDLLEFTPPGAGDEIQLTDAIDALMKVEQVDAYYMKGKSHDCGSKLGYMKANVEYALRHPALGQEFKEYIASLSI, from the coding sequence ATGAGTCAAGTAAAGAAAGCCGTTATTCCAGTTGCGGGTCTAGGTACCCGAATGCTTCCTGCTACAAAAGCAATTCCTAAGGAAATGCTTCCAGTGGTAGATAAGCCACTTATTCAATATGTTGTGAAAGAATGTGTCGCAGCAGGGATAAAAGAAATTATATTGGTAACCCACGCTAGTAAGAACAGTATTGAAAACCATTTCGATACGTCTTTTGAGCTTGAAGCCACATTGGAAAAGCGTGTTAAGCGTCAGATACTTGAAGAAGTACAGTCAATTTGTCCGAAAGATGTCACCATCATGCATATACGCCAAGGTGTAGCGAATGGTCTCGGTCACGCTGTATTGTGTGCCCGTCCTATCATTGGTGATGCACCTTTTGCGGTAGTATTACCCGATGTGATTATTGACGATGCAGCAAGTGATCCGAAAAAAGATAACCTTGCAGACATGGTTGCTAAGTTTAATACCACCCGTGTTAGCCAAGTTATGGTCGAGCAAGTTCCTCAAGAAGATGTAACTAAATTTGGTATTGCTGACCTTGATGGCGCCGCAATTGAGCCCGGTGAGTCTGCGAAAATCCACAAAATGGTAGAAAAACCTGCGCTTGATGAAGCACCGTCTGATTTAGCTGTCGTGGGTCGTTACGTGCTATCTGAGAAGATTTGGGACTTACTAGAGTTCACTCCTCCTGGTGCCGGCGATGAAATTCAACTTACAGATGCTATCGATGCATTAATGAAGGTTGAACAGGTTGACGCTTACTACATGAAAGGTAAGAGCCATGATTGTGGTAGTAAACTAGGTTACATGAAAGCTAACGTAGAGTACGCGCTTAGACACCCAGCGTTAGGCCAAGAATTTAAAGAGTATATTGCTAGTCTTAGCATCTAG
- a CDS encoding polysaccharide biosynthesis/export family protein, whose product MLNLVSFTAAAVLSISLSSQTVYAQSAEQIEQLRQRAQQTGSSSTSSTAAGVSPLSVQSQRTLPGAGSAQSTMGQFSTQPRDGLSLPGEPTIESVFPLQKAMANPPFAANLFLGGFESERTTGLNDNYLVAPGDKISIWLWGAINYSDVSTVDNQGNIFIPNIGPILVANTPAGSVNQTVSSKIRQVYTNDVNVYVNLLTSTPVAVYVSGPILRPGQYAGLASDSVLYYLKRAGGIDFQRGSFRKIDVIRDNEVIATADLYAFFRNGKLPKISFKDGDTILVRPIGNTIVVEAGARNSFTFEFSDEELTGEVVNYFARPGEFASHASVAGVRDNKQFARYLSLTDFESLPLKAGDTVEYVADNEAQIYRINVAGAFSGASQLMVDKGTRLLDVLDHIEADTTLSDTQNIYLLRESVAIKQREIIEQGLERLERSMYTAPISSTGEGAIRAQEAQLVADFIARARQVEPQGRVVVSENGDTANILLEPNDTIVIPEITDLIHIGGEVLLPQSVVFNPDADTEDYIAWAGGFTERAEDERILIVRKNGNVAFANIDNGILTANGSGAKLLPGDQIIVLPAIDTKVLQAVKDITQIVYQIAIAANVATD is encoded by the coding sequence TTGTTAAATTTAGTTTCTTTTACCGCTGCAGCTGTACTTTCAATCAGTTTATCTTCTCAAACAGTTTACGCGCAGAGTGCGGAACAAATAGAACAGTTAAGACAACGCGCCCAACAAACAGGCTCGTCATCAACCTCTAGTACTGCAGCTGGCGTGTCCCCTCTCAGCGTTCAGAGTCAACGTACACTGCCCGGCGCAGGTAGCGCACAAAGTACAATGGGGCAATTTAGCACTCAGCCAAGAGACGGCCTTTCTCTTCCGGGTGAGCCAACTATTGAAAGTGTTTTCCCCCTACAAAAAGCAATGGCTAACCCACCGTTTGCTGCGAACCTTTTTCTTGGCGGCTTCGAGTCAGAAAGAACCACAGGTTTAAACGATAACTACTTGGTTGCGCCTGGGGATAAAATTTCTATATGGCTTTGGGGTGCAATCAATTATTCAGATGTTTCTACTGTTGATAACCAAGGCAACATATTTATACCCAATATTGGCCCAATTCTGGTTGCTAACACGCCTGCGGGTTCAGTAAACCAGACAGTCAGTAGTAAAATTCGTCAGGTTTATACCAACGATGTAAATGTATACGTCAACCTACTTACTTCAACACCTGTGGCTGTCTATGTTTCTGGTCCAATTTTACGTCCTGGGCAATATGCGGGCTTAGCATCTGATAGTGTTCTGTATTACTTGAAACGGGCGGGAGGTATCGATTTTCAACGTGGTAGCTTCCGTAAAATAGATGTTATTCGCGACAACGAAGTTATTGCAACCGCTGATTTATATGCATTTTTCAGGAACGGCAAGCTTCCAAAAATTTCTTTTAAAGATGGTGACACCATATTAGTTCGCCCTATCGGCAATACTATCGTGGTGGAAGCCGGTGCCAGAAATAGTTTCACCTTTGAGTTTTCAGATGAGGAACTCACTGGCGAGGTAGTGAACTACTTTGCACGACCGGGTGAATTTGCTTCTCATGCTTCTGTCGCTGGCGTAAGAGATAATAAACAGTTTGCACGTTACTTAAGCTTAACCGACTTTGAAAGCTTGCCTTTAAAAGCCGGCGATACAGTAGAGTACGTGGCTGATAATGAAGCACAAATTTATCGTATTAATGTAGCTGGCGCATTTTCAGGTGCATCACAATTGATGGTAGACAAAGGTACACGCTTGCTTGATGTGCTTGATCATATTGAAGCTGATACAACCTTGTCCGATACGCAGAATATTTATCTCCTGCGAGAAAGTGTTGCTATAAAGCAAAGAGAAATTATCGAGCAAGGCTTAGAGCGATTAGAGCGCAGTATGTATACTGCTCCTATCAGTTCTACCGGTGAAGGTGCTATTCGCGCACAGGAAGCTCAACTTGTAGCTGATTTTATTGCCAGAGCACGCCAAGTAGAACCCCAAGGCCGCGTGGTTGTGTCTGAAAATGGCGACACTGCGAACATTCTTTTAGAACCTAATGATACGATTGTGATCCCAGAAATTACGGATCTTATTCATATTGGTGGCGAAGTTTTACTCCCTCAATCGGTTGTATTTAACCCTGACGCAGATACTGAAGATTATATTGCATGGGCTGGCGGTTTTACCGAACGGGCTGAAGATGAGCGTATCTTGATTGTGCGCAAAAATGGCAACGTTGCGTTTGCTAATATTGATAATGGTATTTTAACGGCTAACGGCAGTGGCGCTAAATTATTACCTGGCGATCAAATCATTGTGCTGCCGGCTATTGATACCAAAGTGCTTCAGGCAGTAAAAGATATTACGCAAATTGTCTATCAAATCGCCATTGCTGCGAACGTAGCCACAGACTAG
- a CDS encoding glycosyltransferase family 2 protein — MNCGIVVVLYRPDIQHVQSLIDGFIHCEWPIVLVDNSSEKTVLSLSSHCQYFHYPENVGIAEAQNVGLNYLFKNGLSHAVVLDQDSLFTVNMAVELLAQYHELERSHKIAALGPSIHCQFTDKVAVGRVQKGRQIDSKVREVKQIIASGMMLSSSAFSTVGNKETGLFIDGVDHEWCWRANKLGFSIFQSLSVCMPHRQGDDRVKVLGLTFKQGAPIRLYYQMRNVLLLARRGYVPLYWKCRHLPAIPLRYIVNRFYFPDGKKRGHYLLKGLADGISAKKGKIQEPSIK, encoded by the coding sequence TTGAACTGTGGAATTGTCGTTGTACTTTATCGCCCTGATATTCAACATGTGCAATCACTCATCGATGGGTTCATTCACTGTGAATGGCCGATTGTATTAGTCGACAATTCTTCTGAAAAAACTGTCTTATCGCTTTCTTCTCACTGCCAGTACTTCCACTATCCTGAAAACGTAGGCATTGCCGAGGCTCAGAATGTAGGCCTCAATTATCTATTTAAAAATGGTCTTTCACATGCGGTAGTGCTAGATCAAGATAGTCTATTTACGGTAAATATGGCAGTAGAATTATTAGCTCAGTACCACGAGCTTGAGCGTTCCCATAAAATAGCGGCACTTGGCCCTTCAATACATTGTCAATTTACTGATAAGGTTGCTGTAGGCCGAGTTCAAAAGGGACGTCAAATCGATAGCAAGGTTAGAGAAGTAAAACAAATTATTGCTTCAGGTATGATGCTATCTTCTTCAGCATTTTCTACAGTCGGAAATAAAGAAACAGGCTTATTCATAGACGGTGTGGATCATGAGTGGTGCTGGCGTGCCAATAAGCTCGGTTTTTCTATATTTCAGTCTTTATCAGTATGCATGCCGCACCGTCAGGGCGATGATCGCGTAAAGGTGCTAGGCCTAACATTCAAGCAAGGCGCACCTATTCGACTTTACTATCAAATGAGGAACGTATTACTCTTAGCGCGAAGGGGATATGTACCACTTTATTGGAAGTGCCGTCATCTTCCCGCAATACCGCTACGTTATATTGTCAATCGATTCTATTTTCCTGATGGGAAGAAGCGTGGGCATTATTTATTGAAAGGGCTGGCCGACGGTATTAGTGCGAAGAAAGGAAAGATTCAAGAGCCTAGTATAAAGTAG
- a CDS encoding ComEA family DNA-binding protein, translated as MKRQLTSLLVLSALFIYTPGISAAPLDNDASSSMVSVGIATKIDLNIASIEELQTLPGVGISKAKAIIAYRQDVGPFLEVAQITEVKGIGEKMLSKLQGYVVVKD; from the coding sequence ATGAAAAGACAATTAACAAGCTTACTGGTTTTATCTGCGCTATTTATTTACACACCAGGCATATCGGCTGCCCCATTAGATAATGATGCTTCATCATCGATGGTAAGTGTTGGTATCGCGACAAAAATCGACCTTAATATCGCGAGTATTGAAGAGCTTCAAACATTACCCGGCGTAGGTATTTCTAAGGCAAAAGCGATTATCGCTTACCGTCAAGATGTTGGACCGTTTTTAGAAGTTGCCCAAATAACTGAAGTAAAGGGCATTGGTGAAAAGATGCTATCTAAGTTACAGGGTTATGTTGTAGTAAAAGACTAA
- the wecA gene encoding UDP-N-acetylglucosamine--undecaprenyl-phosphate N-acetylglucosaminephosphotransferase has protein sequence MLAYLQFVPLFTAFFVALILLVVMTPLAHQFGLVDQPSARKRHAGIIPLTGGVAIFMAVLVASVATDVWMKNNPLFFTASAFVVLLGMLDDRFDLSAKGRLMCQFGVASIMAWSAQNYVTSLGNIFGSGDIALNIGGYFFTVICVVGVINAFNMIDGIDGLAGGMSLVILLTLAGFLTATGNGAAIMEPLIIVAAIVPFLAFNLSWKGFKGNKIFMGDAGSMFVGLTIVWLLVDHTQGDSAAFRPITAVWLVGLPLMDMAAIMYRRARKGQSMLRPDRQHLHNIFMRAGLSSRQSLIAILCMGACYCVIGILGELYLVPEYVMFWGFICLLVLYSIVIQNIWSVLRFIKKR, from the coding sequence ATGTTAGCGTACCTGCAGTTTGTTCCCCTTTTTACTGCGTTTTTTGTAGCTCTCATTTTGTTAGTGGTGATGACACCGTTAGCACATCAATTTGGCTTGGTTGATCAACCAAGCGCAAGAAAGCGCCATGCGGGCATTATTCCATTAACTGGCGGCGTCGCCATCTTTATGGCGGTATTGGTTGCGAGTGTTGCTACTGATGTATGGATGAAAAATAATCCTCTATTCTTTACTGCTTCTGCTTTTGTTGTGCTTCTTGGTATGCTTGACGACCGTTTCGACTTAAGTGCCAAAGGGCGTTTAATGTGTCAATTCGGTGTGGCTTCAATTATGGCGTGGAGTGCGCAAAATTATGTCACCTCGTTAGGTAATATTTTTGGTAGTGGCGATATTGCGCTAAATATCGGTGGGTATTTCTTTACTGTTATTTGCGTAGTGGGTGTTATCAATGCCTTTAATATGATTGATGGTATAGATGGTCTTGCAGGAGGCATGAGTTTGGTCATTCTGCTTACCTTGGCGGGGTTTCTCACTGCTACTGGCAACGGCGCTGCCATTATGGAACCATTAATTATTGTGGCTGCCATCGTACCTTTTTTAGCCTTTAATTTAAGTTGGAAGGGGTTTAAAGGAAATAAAATATTTATGGGTGATGCGGGCAGTATGTTCGTGGGCCTAACGATAGTATGGTTATTAGTCGACCATACCCAAGGTGATAGCGCTGCATTTAGACCAATTACCGCCGTATGGTTGGTTGGATTGCCATTGATGGATATGGCTGCCATTATGTACCGCCGTGCACGCAAGGGGCAATCTATGCTCCGTCCCGACCGCCAACACTTACATAATATTTTTATGCGTGCTGGGTTATCGAGTCGTCAATCTCTCATCGCGATACTATGCATGGGCGCCTGTTATTGCGTAATTGGGATCTTGGGTGAACTATACCTTGTGCCTGAATACGTCATGTTTTGGGGTTTTATTTGTTTACTTGTCTTGTATAGTATCGTCATTCAGAACATTTGGAGCGTACTTCGCTTTATCAAAAAGCGTTAG
- a CDS encoding histidine kinase, whose protein sequence is MRGATGRIQVTSKASQMELNDASELSDALLSLPALTSSPQDTVNTCLQRAKLTLSFTQTHPAIPLALQKCTSDIDTLTRHMLNLALFGKLNNYNDHFLQHIIAAHLATYYLVASNLASSNVANTSKGQIISQKKALLTFINDHNLTMWRQIIALQKVLFSSQSIKHIGEAKLTSLQRISLITSVFSYCTDSHSRSSLLAFIAQRVPTMQRTFLHPIASLISIPSPGARVYVKAHPAIVIDIQKQHALVHSPSRNEDEKILWVKRNTLLAPKELYLSFEDFSDQYLACENARSVKGEQPFLPTTFPIQRPPLALIEIIDELQKADVDVPNLCQKVEKVPSFQQFLLSTASLDNRLKLPVTSLKQAILTYGLERVGDMLVQHALIERLTQHQYPLLAISKQFTSLACGIAAQLASITKTKFTPQSAALVTTFLCAPLFTLPGLKVATQLPVNHKDYFQIDNAFKVKGVSSWHIISGELAGNWHQSATWRAVIHQSGRRHAEVAASLKKEHAILQLSFGLAREYLFPLKVRDTATDNTFDTLRRTIDLKSEDVCRVMEGLGEYLFCPLNLH, encoded by the coding sequence TTGCGTGGGGCGACGGGGCGTATTCAAGTTACCAGCAAAGCTAGCCAAATGGAGCTCAATGATGCTTCTGAGCTTTCTGACGCTCTGCTTTCGCTACCTGCACTGACTTCATCGCCTCAAGACACTGTTAATACCTGTCTTCAGCGAGCTAAGCTTACACTTTCATTTACTCAAACCCACCCCGCCATTCCTTTAGCACTTCAAAAGTGTACGAGTGACATTGATACTCTCACCCGGCATATGTTGAACCTAGCACTGTTTGGCAAACTCAATAACTATAACGACCACTTTTTACAGCATATTATTGCGGCCCACTTGGCTACGTATTATTTAGTCGCTTCTAATCTAGCTTCTTCTAATGTGGCTAATACCTCAAAAGGCCAGATAATTAGTCAAAAAAAAGCGTTACTTACGTTCATTAACGACCATAACCTCACCATGTGGCGACAGATTATCGCGTTACAAAAAGTGCTTTTCAGCTCACAATCCATAAAACATATTGGCGAAGCAAAATTAACCTCACTGCAACGCATAAGCCTAATAACCAGTGTGTTTTCTTATTGTACTGACAGTCACTCGAGGTCGAGTCTTCTGGCGTTTATCGCTCAGCGTGTACCCACCATGCAGCGAACTTTCTTGCATCCTATTGCATCACTCATTTCAATACCTTCACCTGGAGCTAGGGTATACGTAAAAGCGCACCCCGCTATTGTGATAGATATACAAAAACAGCATGCGCTTGTTCATTCACCAAGTAGGAATGAGGACGAGAAAATACTATGGGTTAAGCGTAATACCCTTTTAGCCCCTAAAGAGCTGTATCTGAGCTTTGAAGATTTCTCAGATCAATATCTAGCTTGTGAGAACGCCCGAAGCGTGAAAGGAGAGCAGCCTTTTTTACCCACAACCTTCCCTATTCAGCGCCCCCCCTTAGCCCTGATAGAGATTATTGATGAATTGCAAAAAGCTGATGTGGATGTACCTAATTTATGTCAAAAGGTAGAGAAGGTACCCAGCTTCCAGCAGTTCTTGCTTTCCACTGCTAGCCTAGACAATCGCCTTAAACTCCCGGTTACAAGCCTTAAACAAGCAATATTAACCTATGGTTTGGAAAGAGTGGGCGATATGCTGGTACAACATGCCTTAATAGAACGCTTAACCCAACATCAATATCCATTGCTTGCCATCAGCAAACAATTTACCTCTTTGGCGTGTGGTATTGCAGCGCAGTTAGCATCAATAACAAAAACCAAATTTACCCCTCAATCTGCCGCTCTAGTGACCACATTTTTGTGTGCGCCTTTATTCACGCTGCCAGGATTAAAAGTAGCGACTCAACTACCCGTTAATCACAAAGACTACTTTCAGATAGATAACGCTTTCAAGGTTAAAGGCGTTTCTTCATGGCATATTATTTCAGGTGAACTTGCAGGAAATTGGCACCAAAGTGCGACATGGCGAGCAGTGATTCACCAGTCTGGTCGGCGCCACGCAGAGGTGGCCGCTTCTTTGAAAAAGGAACATGCCATTTTACAACTGTCTTTCGGTCTTGCCAGAGAATACTTATTCCCGTTGAAGGTGCGAGATACCGCCACTGACAACACCTTCGATACACTGCGAAGAACCATAGACTTGAAAAGTGAAGACGTTTGCCGCGTGATGGAAGGACTCGGCGAATATCTGTTTTGCCCACTTAATTTGCACTAG
- the ppnN gene encoding nucleotide 5'-monophosphate nucleosidase PpnN, which yields MKKVQLNPVGWMSQLSQIEVAQLQDTTNSALYGMFRNCCLAVLNSGVDEDDYEVLFAPYENFDIKLVRRERGVKIELVNPPEVAFVDDTLVTGVHEHIFAVLRDLLYMGNKYAFTHKSAPADSVSITDMVFDMLRHAQALEGNDSLNTVVCWGGHSINLTEYKYTKEVGYQLGLREMNICTGCGPGAMKGPMKGATIGHAKQRYKEGRYIGISEPSIIAAEPPNAIVNELVIMPDIEKRLEAFVRLAHGIVIFPGGVGTAEELLYLLGILMNERNAQQPFPVILTGPAGSETYFEAIDEFIGTTIGKEAQSKYQIIVDDPEEVARVMRTGLGRVKKYREAMGDAYSFNWSLKIEEDFQRPFIPTHQTMSDLALHHDQDNASLAIALRQAFSGIVAGNVKAEGIQHIKQHGPFRLTGDATLMERVDTLLESFVSQQRMKLPGSAYTPCYTIEK from the coding sequence ATGAAGAAAGTGCAGTTAAATCCTGTTGGTTGGATGAGTCAGTTGTCGCAAATTGAAGTGGCTCAATTACAAGATACAACAAATAGTGCACTGTATGGCATGTTCAGAAACTGTTGCTTAGCAGTACTAAATAGTGGTGTCGATGAAGATGATTACGAAGTGCTTTTTGCGCCTTACGAAAATTTCGATATCAAGCTGGTACGTAGAGAACGCGGCGTTAAAATTGAATTGGTAAATCCACCAGAAGTTGCTTTTGTGGATGACACTTTAGTTACTGGTGTACATGAGCACATCTTTGCCGTGCTTCGCGATCTGCTTTATATGGGTAATAAGTATGCGTTTACCCACAAAAGTGCGCCAGCCGATAGTGTGAGCATTACCGACATGGTGTTTGACATGTTGCGCCATGCACAGGCACTTGAAGGAAACGATAGCCTTAATACGGTGGTGTGCTGGGGCGGGCATTCTATTAATCTAACTGAGTATAAATATACAAAAGAAGTGGGCTACCAGTTAGGGCTCAGAGAAATGAATATTTGTACAGGCTGTGGCCCAGGTGCAATGAAAGGGCCCATGAAAGGGGCTACCATTGGGCATGCTAAACAACGATATAAGGAAGGCCGTTACATTGGTATCTCTGAACCTAGCATTATCGCAGCAGAGCCACCCAATGCGATTGTTAATGAACTCGTCATCATGCCAGATATTGAAAAGCGCCTTGAGGCCTTTGTTCGCCTAGCCCACGGCATTGTGATTTTCCCCGGCGGCGTTGGCACCGCTGAGGAGTTACTTTATCTGCTTGGCATATTAATGAATGAACGAAATGCCCAGCAGCCCTTCCCTGTCATCCTTACCGGTCCAGCGGGTTCTGAGACTTACTTTGAAGCCATTGATGAATTCATCGGTACGACGATAGGGAAAGAAGCACAGAGCAAATACCAGATCATTGTTGACGATCCTGAAGAAGTTGCTCGGGTTATGCGCACAGGGCTTGGGAGAGTTAAAAAGTACCGAGAAGCAATGGGCGATGCCTACAGCTTTAATTGGTCACTAAAGATAGAAGAAGACTTTCAGCGTCCATTTATTCCTACGCATCAAACCATGTCAGATTTAGCGTTACATCATGATCAGGATAATGCTTCGCTAGCGATAGCGCTAAGGCAAGCATTCTCAGGTATTGTGGCTGGTAACGTTAAGGCAGAAGGGATTCAGCACATTAAACAGCATGGGCCATTTAGGCTGACAGGTGATGCAACGTTGATGGAGCGGGTTGATACACTATTAGAATCTTTTGTTTCTCAACAGAGAATGAAGCTTCCCGGCTCTGCATACACACCGTGCTATACCATTGAGAAATAG
- a CDS encoding isocitrate dehydrogenase — MTQQHITVIRGDGIGPDIIDATTKILDKVGCDFAYDYADAGLVALEEHGELLPQATLDLIAKNKVALKGPLTTPVGEGFTSINVSLRKQFKLYANLRPVISFKGTKARYEDIDIITVRENTQGMYSGLGQVVSEDGNEAEAMSKITRDGAEKIVTFAYELARREGRKKVTAVHKANILKSTSGLFLKVAREVGERYPDIESTEMIVDNTCMQLVMNPHQFDVIVTTNLFGDILSDLCAGLVGGLGMAPGANIGEDCAIFEAVHGSAPDIAGKNLANPTSVILAAAQMLEYLNMGDKAEKIRSALKDVIETGDRTTRDLGGEAGTNEFTQALIDRL; from the coding sequence ATGACTCAGCAACACATTACAGTCATTCGCGGTGACGGCATTGGCCCAGACATTATTGATGCAACCACTAAAATTTTAGATAAAGTTGGCTGTGATTTTGCCTATGACTACGCAGATGCAGGCTTAGTTGCCCTTGAAGAGCATGGTGAACTTCTACCACAAGCAACACTAGACCTTATTGCTAAAAATAAAGTGGCACTTAAAGGCCCACTAACTACACCAGTTGGCGAAGGTTTCACATCAATTAACGTTAGCTTACGTAAACAATTTAAACTTTACGCAAACTTACGCCCAGTGATCTCGTTCAAAGGCACTAAAGCGCGTTACGAAGATATTGATATCATTACCGTGCGTGAAAACACTCAAGGTATGTATTCGGGTCTTGGACAAGTGGTTTCAGAAGACGGTAACGAAGCTGAAGCGATGAGTAAAATCACCCGTGACGGCGCTGAAAAAATTGTAACCTTCGCATACGAATTAGCGCGTCGTGAAGGCCGTAAGAAAGTTACTGCCGTTCACAAAGCTAATATCTTGAAGTCTACTTCGGGTTTATTTCTAAAAGTAGCTCGTGAAGTGGGCGAACGTTACCCAGATATCGAATCTACAGAAATGATTGTAGATAATACCTGTATGCAGTTGGTAATGAACCCACATCAGTTCGACGTAATTGTTACGACTAACTTATTCGGTGATATCCTTTCTGACCTGTGTGCAGGACTTGTTGGCGGCCTTGGTATGGCTCCTGGTGCTAACATTGGTGAAGACTGTGCTATTTTCGAAGCTGTTCACGGTTCTGCTCCTGATATTGCAGGTAAGAACTTGGCTAACCCAACATCAGTTATTCTTGCAGCGGCTCAAATGCTTGAATACTTGAACATGGGTGATAAAGCAGAAAAGATTCGTAGCGCATTAAAAGATGTTATTGAAACTGGCGACCGCACTACTCGCGACCTTGGTGGTGAAGCCGGTACAAATGAATTTACTCAAGCGTTAATTGACCGCCTTTAA
- a CDS encoding glycosyltransferase translates to MDSNLSILHNNYKKKRVETLVAMAVYGGDKVEWVEQAIDSILNQTYQDFVFTIVIDGEISVKMMNKLKDKAFSDHRIILAQNVTKPGLASCMNKAAEWGLSLNPSYFVRMDADDISISTRLARQISYLRKHAYISVLGSALTEINEHGGKVGARVMPSSHKQIVSILPRRCSLNHPTVVIRYTVFEQGYRYDSNLMNTQDYFLWVTLASNGFVFRNLKDRLLNFRRVNNFYKRRGFSKSLNEFRARFNAMLKLKKLTPYNAAYACGVLALRLMPGKVVKLAYKLDRHLLDRFGKH, encoded by the coding sequence TTGGACTCAAACCTTTCAATTCTTCACAACAACTATAAGAAAAAACGTGTTGAAACCTTAGTCGCCATGGCGGTTTACGGGGGAGACAAGGTTGAGTGGGTAGAGCAAGCAATTGATAGTATCCTCAATCAGACCTATCAAGACTTTGTCTTTACCATTGTAATTGACGGGGAAATTTCCGTTAAGATGATGAATAAACTCAAAGATAAAGCCTTTTCTGATCATAGGATTATACTAGCCCAAAATGTGACTAAACCTGGTTTGGCTAGCTGCATGAACAAAGCGGCTGAATGGGGATTATCGTTGAACCCTTCCTACTTCGTGAGAATGGATGCGGATGATATCTCGATTTCTACTCGACTCGCACGGCAAATAAGTTATTTGCGAAAGCATGCTTATATATCAGTACTGGGTTCAGCACTGACAGAAATAAACGAGCATGGTGGCAAAGTGGGGGCGCGAGTTATGCCTTCATCTCACAAGCAAATTGTCAGCATATTACCACGGCGGTGCTCACTGAATCATCCAACTGTAGTAATACGTTACACGGTGTTTGAACAGGGTTATAGATACGACAGCAACCTAATGAACACACAAGACTATTTTCTTTGGGTAACCCTGGCTTCTAACGGCTTTGTATTTAGAAACCTTAAAGATCGTTTATTGAACTTCAGACGCGTAAACAACTTTTATAAGCGCAGAGGCTTTAGTAAATCACTCAACGAATTTAGAGCAAGGTTCAATGCCATGCTTAAACTAAAAAAGTTAACGCCTTACAATGCTGCATATGCATGTGGTGTGCTAGCGCTTCGATTGATGCCAGGGAAAGTCGTTAAATTAGCGTATAAACTCGATCGTCATTTATTGGATAGGTTTGGTAAACATTGA
- a CDS encoding DUF3192 domain-containing protein codes for MNSKVIRLIFAGIALYAAFVFLVISVYPDKPENMDWKDREEYNRVQITKLKLGSTREEVLALLGSPDITEAKRQNENAIQVMFYRTQHVRADGLTTQDECTPLLFENEKLIAWGDGAYSSYQQS; via the coding sequence ATGAACTCCAAGGTAATTCGACTCATTTTTGCTGGCATAGCATTGTATGCAGCTTTTGTATTTCTAGTGATTTCAGTTTATCCCGATAAACCTGAAAATATGGACTGGAAAGATCGCGAAGAATATAACCGCGTGCAAATTACCAAATTAAAGCTGGGTAGCACCCGAGAGGAAGTGCTGGCCTTGCTTGGTTCGCCTGATATTACCGAAGCCAAACGACAAAATGAAAATGCTATTCAAGTGATGTTTTACCGTACACAGCACGTTCGTGCAGATGGTTTAACCACGCAAGACGAATGCACGCCATTATTGTTTGAAAATGAGAAATTAATTGCGTGGGGCGACGGGGCGTATTCAAGTTACCAGCAAAGCTAG